The Lolium perenne isolate Kyuss_39 chromosome 6, Kyuss_2.0, whole genome shotgun sequence genome segment GCATGGAGCCTAGATCGATTAGCCAGGAGAAGATTGTTTGGAGATCCATCTTCTTAATTCCAAGCCACAAAATCTGGCCATACTTCTAAACCACTATCTTGTCACTTGGATCTTGATTTCTTTCTGAAGATCTGCGAGATTTCGATGTTTGATTTGAGACGGCTCAGACGAACGGGTGCTCGGTTTTTTCGTTGGACGAGTCGCCCTTTGCACAAAGTGCCCATAGAAACCGGCGGCCGACTTTCACGATTGGTTGGGCGCGTCGTGTATCTTGCCCCATCCAAATTTAAAGCGGCCATATTTTCCAATTGATTTTGGATTGTTCGTTTTTGATTTTCTTTGATGTTACCTTTGCAAGTTTATTTTGTATCACTTGGACTGAAAGAAGCAGACCTACAACCGGATGGGATCATCAGATCTACATCCTTTGCAAGTTATCGTTGTAAATTGATTTCATTAAGTAACCTACTCCGTATAAAAAATTGGTGTGCTCTCAGTTATTTTTCAAAATAATCAGAGTTGAATTATAACCCAATTAGATTTGAAGTGCAGTCTGAGAAATTATAATTTGCTCTGGTTTCTTCCCATGCTGTTTTTCTTGAATGGATATGAGGATCCTTTCCCCAAATGATCGACTATGATTATAATGTGCGCACATGAAATCCTTATCAGAGGATTCCAAGCCAGAAATCTGATCCATTTAACACAACAGTTGCTCCTCCACTTTTTCAATTTCGTTTTATTCGTACTTTTTTCGTTTGTTACAAACCGACTAATGTGCAAGACATTCATGCTAATCTGCCAACCTTTCAGTTCACTATATAACGTAAATCACCATAAAACGAAACAGACCTGATTATGAAAGGGTTTAGAATTATGTTTCTTCGATTGTAGACTTCAAATGAGGCTGTACCACTGTCCTGAACATAACATCTGACCCGAGAACGACCTTGCCTGCTTCATTCCTTTCGTCTCCAGCTTGGGTGCCTCATAAGATGGTGAAAAGAATACAATTGTTCAAGAACTGGAAGCTACACACAAATGATGTAGCCGGCCACAACTCTGACCACTTTGCACGATGCAAGCTCCACGACGAGATCACCAATGAAGACATAGTAGGATGGCAACTGTGATCGTGAAAGGCCAGATCTCACAATGCCTTTCCGAATCCTAGGAAAGGTGAGCACAACAAAATCAGGAGGATCTGACCGTACATGCCTTCGAAAGAGCTGGATAGTCGCCCCTGTTCAAGGATTTGTCGCTGGCTCTGCATCCGGGGAGCAGCCTAGATCCCAAGCCGTTGGGTGGTGCGGAGCAACGTGGACCAAGTCACATTCAAAGAATGTATTGACAAAACTATTAAATATTTGGACTTCTTTGTTGAAGTCGTCTTGGCATTTTAATTTCTATGCGCAAATTGCCATAGAAATTAAGAACTGATGAAACGGTTTCTGAAAATGATATTTAGCTGCAGCATAGAGCCTGAGAAATCACTTTGTGCTCTCATATACGAACATAATCATTTCACTATTCGTAGTGTAATTTAAGCGCAAGAGAATAACAAATTGGCAATACAATTGTTTGAACAAGTTAGTAATTTCTAACAATCTATCACAAGTATTATGTTATACAAAGCAGGACAGGAAGAGCAAAATTGGCTGCCACGAAATGAATAAATTGGGCAGAAAACTACAAACAACATAACGTGTTATCACAAGTTGTGATAGTTAAGCAGGTTGAAGAAAAGGAACATCAAATCTTTCCCAACAACAAATGAATAGATCGAGCTGAAAACTCTGAACATTTACGAGATGGCATCACAACAGCACATAGCAACGGGGGACATTATATCAGACATTTGGACAATCAGCAAAGTGTCGGCACTTACAACACATCTCCTTGACAGCAACACTCCACAATCACAGTCACAACCATTTCAGCCCACTATACCATAATGCGTCATTACGGTAGCATTTATATGCACATATCTAATAGTAAGTTCATTCTACATAGCAGAACAAACGTATACAACGAAGATAACAAGGCTGCTTGCTGTATCAGTAGAGCCATTGGGCAACAGGGCCCAGACGAAGTGTGGTAATACACATCTTATTAGATTGGTGGGATATTTGAAAAAGAGAAGCCCTTGTATCCCTTGTAAGCGTAGTAGGCGATTCTTGTGTAGTAGAACCCAGGGATGAACATTACAATGCCCAAAATCATGAAGAAGATTCCTGTTCCAACAAAAGAGTGGTAAGGTTTAGCTAAGGAAAAGTTTCAAGGGCAAGCTTATGTACGAACACAACCTTTCTAAGATGGTTTTAAGTTAAAATAGATTTATCTTCATGAATGTTAATCAAAAGTCTATTCTGCATCTAGAATGGCAATTCCCAAAATCATGAAGATCCCTTTTTCCAGCTAAAGAGTGATGAGGTTTAGCTAATGGAAGGTTTCAAGGGCAAGCTTGTGTACGAATGCAACCTTTCTATGATGGATTTAAGTTAAAATAGATTTATGTTCATGGATGATATTTAAATTTTATCAAGAATGACAATCAGCATCCACAAAAAATTTAGACCACGCTACAGCTGAACTTCTAACATAAAATCCATACCACAACCAAATATAGTACAGATAAAAGAAATGTTTTAGGGTCTGTTGGCAATGCATGTGGTCTTCGATTGCTATTTGGATTGAAACCAAGCCCTCACATGGCACTATTTAATTTTCAGCGATGCGCAGGTGAAACGAAGGACCAAACTGTGCGCATCTATCGCTGGCCAGCAGGTCCATATTGGTCCTGTGCTACTCCAGCGGGTACCAGTGTTGATTTACCTTTCTTCCTCCTTTCTAAACTAAATCACATCGCACCAATGGGTCAGCAGGAGTCCCCTCAATTCTAACACTGATCCCCTTTTCTATGACGCTATTTACCTCACTCTTGGCCTCTTTCTATAAGTGAACGTTGACTACAAACATCAACCAGTTCGAGTGCGTGCACTCAAAATCTGAGCTCATGCCATCTGATAGTTCAGACACGATGGGTCGTGAGAATGCAAAATCATCGTGTTCCTCCTGAGCATGGCTCCTTGCCCAATCCACTTTGTTAAAGTAGAGATCTCTCACCAAATGCAAGCATCTACATATCCAAAATCTCCTCTACAGGCTACTACGGCCATGATCAAATAATTATACCTCACATTTGCATGTTCCACACTTATTACCAGCAATATCACACCCATGTGCCATATTTCCACCCAAACAGAGAAATAAACCCAACTGATTCCTGCCCCGCAGCACTAGAACCTGAGCCCCCAGCTAGTAGTAGTAATAAGTAATAACCCGTAAGATGTTCTCACAGCAGTGGTTCCGAAATTGAAGCAACTACAGGGTTGTAGATGTAATAATAATTCTTCCGGACAGAGAAGAGAAGAAGGGGAAAGGAGATGCGGGCTGACCGTGCGCGCTGTCCCCGCCGACTTGGTTGGCGGCCATGAGGAGGCCGGCGATGACGCCGAGGGCCCCGAAGGCGAGGAGGGCGGCGGCGAAGGCGATCTCCTTGACGGGGGCGCCGCGCGGGCCGCCGATGGCCCCGCCGACGAGGTCGTCCTCGTCGGTGATGGAGAAGGCGTGGTCCACGTAGGCCATGCCGGGCAGGGACCTCGCTAGCTAGGGCTTCCcgacgaggaggcggcggcgggcggatCGTTGTCGCGGGTTGGCGGCGGGTTGGTCGCGGGTGGAAGATGCAGCGCAGGTGTGTGAGAGAGAAGAGAGAGATCGGCTGGGCCTGGGTGGGTCGCTTGCGGAGGTAGATTTGGATTGGGTTGGCCGGGAGCGCCGGGTCAACAAGGCGATGGTAGTTCGGCACGATAGGGATGTGTTCATGTGTACACGTTACTCATGCTACCATAAGGATTCGCACGCTCAGCAGCACGTCGAGGCATCCTTTGCAGCgtcatttttattttgttgttGCAAACTCACTAACCTCCACCTTTAACAACGGCAGAATCGGCCTTATTTCTACTCCATTCTCAACCAAAGTTGTACTTTTCTTAATCATGGAACTTGATATATGTTGCCTAGCATAGATTACAAAGTAGTTCGTATTAAGATTTTGCAAGTTTGTAGTATACATCAACAACTACCTGTAGAAAAATAAAtagattttttaaattttaaagTACGATTTTTAAATATCTAAAAATAATGTCTTATTTGATTCATATGATTTGTAAAGAAATTgtgtaggatttagatcctatGAAAAAAATCCTATACTAGTGTATGATTCATAGAAACATATCCTATAGAAACTAATCCTAtagaaatcttgtagtgtaaatcctataggaaaaaaggatTAGATCATACCTAATGAAAATATTTCTCTGCTACAATTAAACATAATTCATCTTTTCACAGGATTCAAATGAGCATGACATCACAACCATATACTTTCTCTATTCCTATGTTTTCCATATACTATGAAAAAAGGAGCCTTAAAGGGCTACATGTAGCACGACCTTCCTTTTAAGTTCCCGCAATAAAGTAACCGAAGAACACAATCATCCACAAAAGACCTTGTGCTTGCCACATCCACCGACCACCGTCATACTCCGTTACCATTCAAGGGACCATTGGAGAAGAACGGTGAAGAGGACCATCATCCAGGAAACATAAACACCATTGCCCAATGGCTTTACAAGACACAATTGAAGACTTTGTTGAAAGAACACGAATACAACACCATCTTCGCCAAGACAACATAACATACCTTCTCCCACCCACAAACATGGAGCCGAGAACTGTCACGGACCACAAGAGTCGGCATGCTTTCGGATCGCCTCGAAGAACTCTCAAGACAACAAGATATTTTTGTTTGTACCTCTATGAGCTTTGATTCTGAGCAATCTTAGGAAAGAGTAAAGCATTTGCCCCTTCCCTTAGCTATGTATGTATATAGTTACAACTAAATATCTATACAAAAATAAATGTATTTTTTAGATTTATAAATGCATATGGTTACCACATGACATATGTGGTAAGCTATCTAAAATGGGTTACCAAATAAAATTATGTGCACTTAAGACTCTCCTAAGAAAATTACATCTAATAGCAACTTTACATACCCAAAGATAACCCGCAAAAAAAATACAGATTCTATGGCGCAAGATTATTGTTCATTGCTATTTCCAAAAAAAAAGACCATTTCGTAGTCTTTTTTTAGTGAGTGACCGGACATTATTGGATAAATGAAGAAAAAAACACTTTGATCGCACAAGATGAAATGAACACAAACAACGCTAAAAGTTTTTTGAgagcataataaaaccaaaagttACGTCAAACACCTCTAAAGTCAATAAAGCAACAAAAGTATTAGGTATCATAATTATGCCAGATAAACAAGCGTGTTAAACGATAATTGTTCTAAGCATGTACTAATAAAGGAAATTTGAAGTTAAATGTACTTACATATATGGGATAATATATAATTCACACTTGAAATTATAGTAAAACAGGAAAATATCTGCAAAGTAAATGATAGGGAAATATTTCATTATGTTGTTATGCACAGAAAAGCTTACTTGCTCAAATCAGTACATTAATTCATGATAGCATATTTGTCCAACAAATCATCTTATGCACTGCGCAAAAGTTGAGCTTCATCATGTTCAACACCAATGCCCATGACTAGGCACATGAAGTCAATGAACTAATGAGAACCCCGCGAGAAGTCGAATAGATACAAGGGGCATCAATTACATAATAAGATAGATTTTCATCCACAATTTGTGGAAAACAGCTCAGGTTTGATACGACACTAGCTAAATGTTCATGCTTTGCCACAACTCGAGTTGCTTAAAATCTTGTGTTATCATAGTCTCTAACTCTATGCAAAATAGAATAAACATCTCATAATGTACAAAATCCAAATAATTAATTAAACGTTTTTTGAAGGAAAAATTAATCAAAAAGTCTATGATAGATGATTTATCTACAACACAGAATGTATGATTAATTAATTTATTGGCAACTTAAGAGATAATCTCGTGATGGCCAATGGATAGGCATCAAGTCAGATCTTTATAGGAGTAAAGATTAGAGGTAAAATAAGAAAACCTCATGTACTATATAATACAGATAATGTTCTCAAAACAGTACATACTCAGTAGTGTCATGGAAACAATAATATGCACACTCAggctattagagcatctccagcaggcGCGCTATATCGCGGCGAACTAAACCTCCGATTATGCGCGCTGTAAACCGATGCCGCGCGCTGGAGCGATTTCTCCCCCGCCGGGtgcgccattttgcagcgcgcgttggcgcggtaaaatgtcacctccgccggacgcgccattttgcagcgcgcgggcGTGGCGCAAACAACAAACACCCACAAGTATGCATCCAACAAGATCAAACAATATATAAAAATTCACAAATAAATTGTACCATCCAAATACAATACATTGTTGACAACAATACTTCACACCAAATACAACACGTCCAATATACAACACTACAACATGGTTTTCAGACAATACAACACATAGTTTACAAACAAATACAACAAATATGCAACTATTGTTGTCCATTCCAATTCCACCATTCTTccatgagatctttttgaagctcatcatgtgtgtcgttgcaccgaatggtatggtatgaggcaatgaatcgggcaatcctatgtgcggatctcctcacttgcacgggaacccccatcaagtcgtagtgggtatgatccacatcttttccgcgatcatcctctataatcatgttgtgcatgattacacacgcggtcatgatataccaaaggcattcttgatcccaaaatctagccggtcctctaacaatggcaaattgggcttgcaaaatcccaaatgctctctctacatcttttctagccgccgcttgtgcattgtgaaattgggtttgcttcttacctcttggttgaataattggcttcacaaatgtttgccaccttggatatatgccgtcggcgaggaagtagccatagttgtacttgtggccatttgcttcaaactccaccaatggaccttcccgcattgcaagtcttgtcattagtggtgaccgttgaagaacattgatgtcattgcaagatccggacattccaaagaaagcatgccatatccaagtctcttggtcggccaccgcttcaagtactatagtggcatccttcttgtagcctttgaattgtccatgccatgccgctggacaattcttccaactccaatgcatgcaatcaatagaaccaagcataccgggaaacccccggttggcgttgatctccaaaagtcttgccgtgtcttgagcattgag includes the following:
- the LOC127308034 gene encoding uncharacterized protein yields the protein MAYVDHAFSITDEDDLVGGAIGGPRGAPVKEIAFAAALLAFGALGVIAGLLMAANQVGGDSAHGIFFMILGIVMFIPGFYYTRIAYYAYKGYKGFSFSNIPPI